In the genome of Bremerella sp. P1, the window CACGTTCGCTACGCAACGTGTGGCCAAGACGATCGCAGCTACGCCCAACCGTTCGAGCGACACCACTTGGTGAAGCACAAGTGGTTCAGCTTTGCCTTCAACGGGCAACTTTCCAATTACAGCGAACTCCGCGATCGCCTGCTGGCCGACGACGACCATCACCTCAGCCGCGAGACCGACACCGAAATCATCATGCACGAGCTGAGCCGTGAGATGACCGGTGAGAAGCGGATGACCATGTTCGATGCCTTGAAGAACGCCGCACCGCGTTTTGACGGAGCCTACAGCCTGGTCATGCTCAATGCCTACGGCGAAATGCTTGTGGCCCGCGACCCTTACGGCATCAAACCGCTTTGCTATGCCGTTTCTGGCCCTCTGTTTGCCGCAGCGAGCGAAAGTGTCGCCCTGATCAATATTGGCTTCGAGGAAGACGAAATCCACAACGTCGAGCCGGGCCAAGCCGTTACCATCACCGACGGTAAGATCGAGGTCAAACAATTCATCGAATCGAAGCGGAAAGCCCACTGCTTCTTCGAGTGGATCTATTTCGCCAACGTCGCCAGTACGCTGGACAATCAAAGTGTCTACGTCAGCCGTACCAACCTAGGTGAAGAACTCGCGGCGATCGAACGCGAACGAAACGACATTCCCCTGGATGACGGCGAGACGATCGTCGTCCCGGTGCCAGATACCAGCAAAGCCGCCGCCGACGCGATGGCATTCCGGCTCGGCATTCCTTCCCGCGAAGGTCTGATCCGCAACCGATATTCGGGTCGAACGTTTATCGAAAGTGGCAGCAAGCGTCGCCGCGCCGCCGAAATCAAATACACTCCACTGCGGGAAGTGCTGGAAGGGAAGCGAGTTTTCCTGGTCGAGGACTCGATCGTCCGTAGCACCACGATGAAGGTTCTGATCAATCGACTTCGTGAGCGTGGCGGGGCGAAAGAGATTCACGTTCGCGTGGCTTGCCCGCCGATCATCGCCCCTTGCTTCTACGGCATCGACATGTCGACGATCAGCGAGCTGTTCGCTCCCAAGTTCATGGGAGACAGCTACCTGCTAACCGAAGAGATGCAGGAAGCAATGGCCCAGCAGTTGGGCGCCGATTCATTGCGATACCTGCCAGTCGACTCCATCGCCCGGGCTGTAAACTTCTCCAGCGATGAACTGTGCCAGGCCTGTATCACCGGCCAGTACCCGACCCCAGGTGGCGAGCGGCTCTATCAGATTGCCCTGGAAACGAAAGACCAGGAAGCCAACAACGGCCGGACCTACGAACGCCGAGCCGAAGAGCAGGCAGCCCAGTCCACGGGGGCTTAAACCTAAGCTTGATCCCCTCTCCCACGCAGGGAGAGGGATCCCTGAAGGCCGTCTTGAACTAAGCTTCTGGCTTTAAGAACTGGCTACGGAACACGTCCATTTCATTCTTCCGCATGCGTCGCTCGAAGTGCGTGCGGTAATCGAGATCGTGCTCGGCCGGCGATTCCTCGACATCGATCGGGCCCTGGAGCGTTGTCGCGCTGTGCAGGGTATCGACGGCCATTTCAAAGTAGTCCAGCACGTCGGTCCAGAAGTGCAGTTTGCCGCCAGGGCGGAGGACTCGCTGGATCTGCTGGCA includes:
- a CDS encoding amidophosphoribosyltransferase is translated as MSELFHECGIAAIYHLPCDEESPLCPDQGPDEVSRIMPRMLLDIQNRGQLAAGFTTYHPNRNQLIDTHRDIGTVQEVFRLSHRGKSESLMKEYAGRAAIGHVRYATCGQDDRSYAQPFERHHLVKHKWFSFAFNGQLSNYSELRDRLLADDDHHLSRETDTEIIMHELSREMTGEKRMTMFDALKNAAPRFDGAYSLVMLNAYGEMLVARDPYGIKPLCYAVSGPLFAAASESVALINIGFEEDEIHNVEPGQAVTITDGKIEVKQFIESKRKAHCFFEWIYFANVASTLDNQSVYVSRTNLGEELAAIERERNDIPLDDGETIVVPVPDTSKAAADAMAFRLGIPSREGLIRNRYSGRTFIESGSKRRRAAEIKYTPLREVLEGKRVFLVEDSIVRSTTMKVLINRLRERGGAKEIHVRVACPPIIAPCFYGIDMSTISELFAPKFMGDSYLLTEEMQEAMAQQLGADSLRYLPVDSIARAVNFSSDELCQACITGQYPTPGGERLYQIALETKDQEANNGRTYERRAEEQAAQSTGA